Proteins encoded in a region of the Campylobacter geochelonis genome:
- a CDS encoding (Fe-S)-binding protein: MKLKFKTTQNSVSECINCSLCTKNCEFLDKFELDLSGFAKNSDLAYNCFLCDKCYEVCPKDIKGSEVSLNLRLQKPRKFKLLEFKKEPYLFENNSEKISTELFFFGCNFVGYFPKTSKKIIEIFEKEGVDFSIDCCGKPLFEAGLGAEKRLIYLNELFKKKKTKRLITACPNCYHFLKPRLDIKVSSLYEKLDEMGLLSTFSNEIDLFFPCPERANYEIYSHFKDKLPNAKNTFSDVNCCGAGGLAMSNEPEVAQNGVSKVLAKSNQPYTYCATCSGRFGASSRHISSLFLGVDEKTNKHYALNVLKFKYYKKGRI; encoded by the coding sequence AAGCTTAAATTTAAAACCACTCAAAATAGCGTTAGCGAGTGCATCAACTGCTCACTTTGCACTAAAAACTGCGAATTTTTGGATAAATTTGAGCTTGATTTATCCGGCTTTGCTAAAAATAGCGATTTAGCTTACAACTGTTTTTTGTGTGATAAATGCTATGAAGTTTGCCCAAAAGATATTAAAGGAAGCGAAGTTAGTTTAAATTTAAGACTTCAAAAACCACGTAAATTTAAGCTACTTGAGTTTAAAAAAGAGCCATATTTGTTTGAAAATAACTCTGAAAAAATCTCAACCGAGCTTTTCTTTTTTGGCTGTAATTTTGTCGGATACTTCCCAAAAACGAGCAAAAAAATTATAGAAATTTTTGAAAAAGAGGGCGTGGATTTTAGTATAGATTGTTGTGGAAAACCGCTTTTTGAGGCAGGTTTGGGTGCTGAAAAAAGGTTAATTTATCTAAATGAGCTGTTTAAAAAGAAAAAAACAAAACGCTTGATAACTGCTTGTCCAAACTGCTATCATTTTTTAAAACCACGTCTTGATATAAAGGTTAGCTCACTTTATGAAAAGCTTGATGAAATGGGACTTTTAAGCACTTTTTCAAACGAGATTGATCTGTTTTTTCCATGCCCTGAAAGAGCAAATTATGAGATTTACTCTCATTTTAAAGACAAACTTCCAAACGCTAAAAACACATTTAGCGATGTAAACTGCTGTGGCGCCGGTGGTTTGGCGATGTCAAATGAGCCAGAAGTGGCACAAAATGGCGTTAGTAAAGTTTTAGCAAAAAGCAATCAGCCCTATACTTACTGCGCTACTTGTAGTGGGCGTTTTGGCGCAAGTTCAAGACATATTTCAAGCCTATTTTTAGGTGTTGATGAGAAGACAAACAAACATTACGCACTAAATGTTTTAAAATTTAAATACTATAAAAAAGGCAGAATTTGA
- the arsS gene encoding arsenosugar biosynthesis radical SAM (seleno)protein ArsS (Some members of this family are selenoproteins.), with amino-acid sequence MIPKIYSKSPKTMQLNITKKCNMSCYHCHVGSSPNRTEMMSKDVMEACLSACEKFGFSCIDITGGAPEMNENLEFLLQKAHEIGLVIMLRSNLTILLDEKYSHFMQIYAKYGVIIIASVPFYEEKFNDSMRGKGSFTKELEAIKRLNLLGFGDSLKLNLVYNPNGAYLPAEQNELEKVYKKELAKFGIKFNSLFCMANVAIGRFGDMLKKFDEYDEYVEMLKDSLNLENLENLMCVNGLNVQYDGSVYDCDFNAALGLGANLEKDIFALLKSQKLEREVVIKEHCYACMAGDGYGCYGSLK; translated from the coding sequence TTGATACCAAAAATTTACTCAAAATCCCCAAAAACAATGCAGCTAAACATAACCAAAAAGTGCAACATGAGCTGTTATCACTGCCACGTTGGCTCAAGCCCAAACCGCACTGAAATGATGAGCAAAGATGTGATGGAAGCGTGCTTAAGCGCATGCGAGAAGTTTGGATTTTCTTGCATAGATATAACTGGTGGCGCGCCTGAAATGAATGAAAATTTAGAATTTTTGCTACAAAAAGCTCATGAAATCGGACTTGTGATAATGCTTCGCTCAAATTTAACCATTTTGCTCGATGAAAAATACTCCCATTTTATGCAAATTTATGCAAAATACGGCGTTATTATCATCGCTTCGGTGCCGTTTTATGAAGAGAAATTTAACGATTCAATGCGTGGAAAAGGTAGTTTTACAAAAGAGCTTGAAGCTATAAAAAGGCTAAATTTGCTTGGGTTTGGTGATAGTTTAAAGCTAAATTTAGTTTACAACCCAAACGGCGCGTATCTTCCTGCCGAGCAAAATGAGTTAGAAAAAGTTTATAAAAAAGAGCTTGCTAAATTTGGCATTAAATTTAACTCACTTTTTTGTATGGCAAACGTTGCTATTGGGCGTTTTGGCGATATGCTTAAAAAATTTGATGAGTATGATGAGTATGTAGAGATGCTAAAAGATAGCCTGAATTTAGAAAATTTAGAAAATTTGATGTGCGTAAATGGGCTAAATGTGCAGTATGATGGAAGCGTTTATGACTGCGATTTTAACGCAGCTTTGGGGCTTGGGGCGAATTTAGAAAAAGATATTTTTGCACTTTTAAAAAGTCAAAAGCTAGAAAGAGAAGTTGTTATAAAAGAGCATTGTTATGCGTGCATGGCTGGAGATGGATATGGGTGTTATGGGAGTTTAAAATGA
- a CDS encoding C-GCAxxG-C-C family protein: MIEKFTDEFKKGEINCAQMVLLHFANRCGLDKKMAKNLSVGFGGGMREASFCGSVAASYVVLGLVCRDDKKLLEAKFKEFNERYEKCYKSKICKEILEASYLEPKGLEKIEKNSLFTTICPRLTSECVEILESILAKV; this comes from the coding sequence ATGATAGAGAAATTTACAGATGAGTTTAAAAAAGGTGAGATAAACTGCGCTCAAATGGTGCTTTTACACTTTGCAAACAGGTGTGGGCTGGACAAAAAAATGGCAAAAAATTTAAGCGTTGGTTTTGGTGGCGGTATGAGAGAAGCTAGTTTTTGCGGAAGCGTGGCGGCAAGTTACGTTGTGCTTGGGCTTGTGTGTAGAGATGATAAAAAACTGCTTGAAGCTAAATTCAAAGAGTTTAATGAGCGTTATGAAAAATGCTATAAAAGCAAAATTTGCAAAGAGATTTTAGAAGCTAGCTATTTAGAGCCAAAAGGACTAGAAAAAATAGAAAAAAACAGCCTTTTTACGACTATTTGTCCACGACTTACAAGCGAATGCGTGGAGATTTTAGAGTCGATTTTAGCAAAAGTTTAG